Sequence from the Miscanthus floridulus cultivar M001 chromosome 16, ASM1932011v1, whole genome shotgun sequence genome:
TTTACCGAAGGCGCACGTCAGGAGGACATTGCCCAGCCTGTGGATGGCATGGAGCCTAGGTCAGAAGCAGACGTCACCCCACCTCCGACTGGGCCGAACATTGCCCAGTCGGAGGACGAGCAGCCCCTACCCTCGTTGGTCGAGCCGGTAGCCGATGCCACCGAGGAGCCACAGTAGaagttttagagtagaaatactttagcagATGTAAAAGATAATGTCGTGAGGGAGCCCCCTATGTAAACTGTTTTTGTGTAGGAACtacttcgttcggggaagcttgtcccgttcgttccttatttttaccttggcataactttgttttttattctttctttttcgcacctgcccattcgtcccataggttgcaaccttaagagcccaggcgtggcccgcaaggctcagctgctcgtaaccgtaggtagaggcggggtgcgatcagtcggaatatttaaagcaaagttacataaggtaattaaaggaacggactaccctttcatttgggtaaaaaaaggtatttaccatatgatagtaaaaagaaaGAGGTGGTATtccacccccatggagcccccgagcgacctgggccaaaagtgttcggctcggggcgctttataggagcaaaTGTTAAGGaaaaaatggtaagactgaattttaggagaagaaacgacgtagttgttcgctattccaagtgttggtgagaacgtcgctgttgtcgtccttcagtcggtaggtgcccggtcggatcacctcggtcgccgtatagggaccttcagtcatctggatccttgccTACCACGCCCCCTTTCTTGACTGCTGCCTCCTTACCTTTTCCTTCCTTCGGCCCACCGGCCTGtcgcagaaagcgcttgaggagctcatagtccttgtagaggtgtttgatgggtaggcgtggttggtgcatgggctctccatgagctcattgaagtggtccgagaggccctactagggctgcttgctCGTGTGATTAGCCACGGCGACCAACATGGAGTTGGCCGATCGGCGAcaatctttcttgttctttttgcccctctacgtggaggggccctcatcctgatccttgcgcttggccttgcctttatcCTGGCCTCATTTGAAGaccgctccaaccgcctcctcactagaggcatggttcgtggtgacgtcgagcaggtcacaggtggtacggggcttcaggtagccaagcttgtggattagggactcacaggttgtccgggagaggaatgcgctgatgacgtctgcatCGACGACATCTAGGAGGGAGTTGCATCTTTTGGAGAACatacggatgtaatcccgtaggggctcgctaggctcctgctggcagctcttgaggtcctaggagttcctagggtggacatacatcccctggaagttcccaacgaagaccctcttgaggtccgtctagtcacggatgctgttgtgcgggaggaattcaagccatgctcgaacatgttcccccacatagatagggaggtactgaatgatgaagtggtcatcatccactccaccggctcggcaggcgagccggaagtcttcaagccatataccaAGATTTGTCTCCCCagtatacttggtgatgttggtaggcggtcggaagcgctgtgggaacgatgCTCTCTGGCTacgtcggccaaaggcccatggtcccgggccatccgggctgggactcCAGTCATCCGGCCGGTGACTACGCCTGGGGTGCATTTCACCACCCCCTACGATGGTCCGACTGGGGTCTGTGTCGCCTGCCCTCACTACCgctcgatggatgtcatcatcatgtcggTCCTGACGTcagttgctgatgacgctgtgaGCGTCTTGGCTCAGCCCGAGCTGCTCGCACACAGGGGCCTGGTGTGGAGTAGGCACTAGGTCAGACCATGGCGTGGCTGCAGCCTCTTACACCGCGCTCGGTGGCCATAGGGGTGAGCAGATGGGGCGATTCATCTAGTGTGTCcctactcccctagtggggagagaggcctcGAGCCAGTGTTGCGAAGTGAAGCTCGCCGCCTGTTGAACAgcggcggtttccaccagtgcctggAGGTTCTAGTGGATCTCCTATTCCTAGGGGTCGTTCGGCTCACGAAGGACGCGTAGAAGCATTTCTgtggcggcgatgttctagctagcccgagcgaactatgggggatcatccccctcgtccatgatgttgcgctagacctaGCGGGCGAGACCCCGAACGCCGCTCGCCGAGTTACACGCATGGGCCACAGCATGGTGCGCCGAGCGCACCGGCATAGGTGGTGGTTGGTTCTGTCACCTTTGACATAGCTCTTCGCCATTCTTTTGTGTGAGTGCGAGGCCCCCCacatgagggtccagaggggtgtgagtctgcaaggactccaccaccaccggtggctgtcccagagcatctgccatagtgcactcctggacagacggtggctaggtgccacgtcgctgatgctggagccgtcactctcaacctcGTCATATATGAGTTTgtagaaataggtgggagcatagctcgccatccctatgaattcagatgtgagaggaggCAGCATCAGTATTATTCGAAGCCCTCAGGTGTATGCGTCCaagggggacgcgaggccataggggagccGGTCGTACGGTGGCTGCGGTGCGGACAACGCGGTCCCTTCGgataatcggtggaagatagtaaatagcgagtaaataatagtatgtacattacttatagtggggtttgagcagagcatttGCTCAGAACGAAGCGTAGGCACCTCATCATTGAAGTTGCCGGGAGTCCTGGAGCTGACgaagggcgcccctccgatgggcgccaGGACAGGTACCCcttgtggaggtgtagtacgccaagccagtcggcgacgaagtctaggcttccaaagatgaaggcctaggatggctcaaagatgggaggcCCCCATATCCTAATAGgtgagagtgcggggaactctaGTGAGCTGAAGTGAGTCAtattgcttgagcccgccatggcgaaggtggcagaaaagtgggccatctgataaCCAAAAGTAtgaacgtacaacatcttccccacagacggcgccaactgtcggtgcagaaagtgaccaacatgtaaatatttgtagtttcactgtacattgtgatcggatgtggcctagcacacaatgacatagggtttatactggttcaggcaatgtgccctacgtccagtttgagtcaatcgttgactttattcctgagcccaggtgctcaaagtttgctgtggggttacaaatgaaagggagaaagatgggggctacaagaggtccggtcagactctggtctgaagggccaagagtgatgggagctccgctatgtgctaagtgtttgaacaTTTGTTGTTCGTTGGGATCCTTGGTCGTTTGGATCATGTGTGTTGTTTGAGTTGTTGTGTACTCTGGGGTCATTCTCCTtttattgggagagagtgcatccccttttatagatgaaggggatggccttacaagtgagagagggagagtgtacgtatgctaagtcttgttgcccacgccatcgggtacaagatgattataggcgcccataacactattaatgtcagatgcatctaggaggttgtgtcgtcttctttTGGTATAGCAGATGTtggtgcctaccatactgttgatgcccagaggcatgtagggggttttactatgttcgcctagtatggtaaatgtcagcatccacaacactgttgatgcctagaggcatgtgggtggagccttaccgtgtttgtctggtttggggagttgatggcgcctacaacactatagggcaaatgtcagcacccacaacactgcttgggttctgacatgcccggAAGGTTGTAGGGTACCATTCTGACATGCCGTGTTGGTACTGTCCTAcaagtgtacagggtatggtcctcgatattatggttgacttgagtgccctgccttacttgctctgtctatttcctagtcctcaccgagcgggcgtccctggtcagttggtcccagttggcttcGACTGCaccagtcgaagaagagctataAGTGAGCGTTCAGTGCGTCCCCGCTTGGAGGCGCGGGTCAAAGTTCgaaagcggtgtttggccaggccttctagttggagaggcgggccggagtcagaagtgagcgttgttcctccttggccaggccttccggtcggagagatgggctggagtcaaaagcgagcgttgttcctctttagcgaggccttccggtcggagattggatcacccttctagccaattgtttaggtatttgggccgccGAGGAGTTTGCGTGTCGTTTGCAATGTCGTCGACcgggctgagcttttgctgggaagccggtccatgagggaccccgggtttatgaacccgacattaaCTTTATAAATTTTttatgaatctatattttctcaTTTTAAATTAGAGGCTAAACAAATATATCTTGGaaacttagaaaaaaaaatattaaatcctttattttatttagtatttctattcacaacccaagatagaaattttggggtgtgacagctCCCCAATATCACTGACACCGACATCATCAACGCCTTCATCTGCGGCATGACCTACGAGGCGCTCGAACATGCGCTCGGTCGTGAGACCCCGCGCATGACGCGGGAGCTCTAGGACATCGCCACACAGTacgccatcggtgaggaggtagtCTAGGCCAACTTCAGCAGTAAAGCCAGGCCATCGGTCCCCTCCGCGGAGGCGATGACGATGACCCCGCCTTGTCCCAGCGATGCCACAATAGGAGGAACAAGGACCTCAGCCCCACAGACAAGGCGCACGCCAAGAACActtcaagaaagcactcgaggCCCCCTACCCATTCCACAAGGTGCACGCAAAGCACCTCGTCAAGGACGGCGCTACCATGAATGGCTACATCCGTGGCACCCTCGGCCAATAGGGCAAGGCCCAGAAGCCTGCTCTGAAGGCCGGCGCCCTAGTGGGAGGTTCCTAGGAGGAAGACACCAAGTTCCAAGAGGCTGAgcactgcctcatgatcttcgagggcTCCCACACCTAGGAATCCTACCAATAGTGCTGCATCACCGAGCAGGAGGTGAAGGCTGTTCACACCATCACCGCTCCGACACAGCTCAGATGGTCCCAGACGACCATCACCTTCAACTAGGAAGACCACCTCGATCACGTTCCTCATTCAGGGTGCTACCCGCTGGTGGTCAGCCTGATCGTGGGCACCATGCAtgtcaccaaggtgctaatggttgggggcagcggcctcaatatacTCTATGCCAGCACCCTCAACAAGATGGGCATCCCCTATAGCAACCTACACCCTAGCAATGTGCCGTTCTATGGGATCATGCCAGGGAAGGAAGCCATGCCCCTTGGGCATATCTGGCTCAATGCCGCCTTTGGCCAGCCCGACAACTTCCGtaaggagccactcacctttgAGGTGATTGACTTCCCCAGCGTCTACCATGCCCGCCTCCATCGATTATgcttcgccaagttcatggccatccccaactacacctacttgAAGCTCAAGATGCCTGGCTCAAATGGTGTCATAACCATCGAAGGGAGCTTCGAGAAAGCCCACTACTACGAGCAGCACTGTGTCGCCCAAGCGGCCGCACTCATCACCTTCTGTGATCCCGATGGCTCTGGCAGCGACATCGGAAGGGCGTCGACAGAGGAAGCAGCCAAGGTAGCAGCGGTGCTCGATCGACCGAGAATCGATGAGGCAAACAAGGTTCCTAGCAGCAATGGTGGCTCGGCTAGCCCCTCCATCGAGGCGCTTGGCCCCCGAAAAGGGGTTGACCCAATCAAGGTGAGTTCTAACCTTTTCCAATGAGGGATGGCCAACCCCAAGCCATCTGCCTAGAAGCATCATCTCCTGAGCCATGACCCGCTTGCCGACCTCCTTCGCcggcctacctctccaacaacaaaaacacAGATAAGTCCCATCCTCCTAACCCTCTTGCTTCGCTTGTCTATCTGATTGTCACCTTCAACCTGAGCCACCTAAGCGGTAGCTCGGCTGCATTAGAGGATCAACTGAGCTAACCACCTACAGACCTTTCTAAAGGATGACCACTACAGGAGGCCCCCAAGTGAGGCAAGGATAGGATAGATAGAGCAAGAGGACCGAGCAAGGGATCGGCAAGGTGCTAACAGAACATCCCCGACTGCCGCATTACCAGCTGTCATCTTTcccttctcttgtgtccattctGTTTTCTTTGTAGGTACTTGCCTATTTTATGATCCTTCGTTGGATCATGCCACCCCACTGCACGATGGTTTGGCACCCCCCAGAAGGGCATCACCAAGGGATCTAAGGCCAGCCCACTAGGCTTCAAGGCCATCCAGAGCACCTAAAGTGCAAGGGATGCTCAAGAGACGAGCCCACGCAGCTATAGCCGGGACGCCCAGAAGCGTCCCAACTGTCTGTATGAGCGATGTCCAAGTACTGATTCTGAGCTACTTAAGGTGACCCTACGAGGGAGGCAGCGAGTCCCGAGTGCCGATAGATGGGCTCGGGAACTATACGAGTGGCTCGATCAGAAAGCTGAGCATCTCCCGTCTAGGGGACATGACCAGGGCATGGAACGACCATAAACCCAGGGTTCTCATGGACTTACCTGCTAGCAGCACGGGCATGGCGATCTTAGCCAACGAGGACATCATCGTAACAGCCTATCCCAACAAGGGATAAAGTCTTTGAGCATGACTTAAGAGTGGTGGGATTACAAAcaaaagtaatttcatttcattaattaGGAATGACCCGATTACAATATACGGTGGCAGAAACCATGATCTACTACTGCCTATACGGCAGTAAAGACTATAGGACGCACCTGACCCCTGGGTCAGGGCCCTGTTGTATGCATGGCTTGGGCTAGCGGGCCACCCTTAGGGCTTCCCTCGAGGCCTGAGGACAGGCAATGTCGACCATTGCACCATCAATAGGGGCGGGCCCTCCTTGCTATCACTGGGACAGAGGGGCAGCGATCGGCGCATCGCAGTCCCCCTCCCCCATCAGAGGTCGTAAGTACTCCAGTGACATCATTGGTGTCCTTGTAGCTTCTAGGGGAGGGGAACGCAATAGATGCCTCTAGCATCGTGTCGTTGCCCCTCCTTTGTTGGAGTCCTTCCACCCTCGAAGAAGCAATCGCCCGATGCACCAAGACAGGCTCACCTAGAGGAAAGTGTCacacttcatcatcatcatcaccaccaaAGAAGATGGATctaagaggaagaagagaaggggctAGAGGAAGGGATTGAAGATGCCACGTCCCCTAGGGCTCCCCTTTATAACACAGATGTTGCGCTATGAGTGGCGTTGGGCCCTTTGATCAGCCATCAATGGCCTAAAGGGGCCCTAGGGAAATAGCTAGGCATCTCCTCAATCCCCGTAGCACGCCTCCGGGCAGTTGCATGATGACAGTAGTGCACTAAAGGCAGAGTCAGGAAATCATTAACAACAAGTCAAGTCTCTGCTTCACTTTCCACCAGCGCGCCACCCACTCCGCGCATGCCTCCTTGTGGGACTTAAGGGGATCTGACTCCCCTCGGGCCCATCAGCTACCATCAACGACCTAGATACACACACACCTAGTGCCATGGCTCCCCCTCCACTAGAACTGATTCACGTGGCCTCGACACCCCATCTCCCATATGAAGTGGGATGGCGCAGGGGTGCACACCTTAACTCCTCCACCAGGCACAATGGCCCAGACGCCATCAACCGCCTGCACAAGACATCAGCAAAAGGGACATGCCTAGAAGCCACCACTCCCGTTGACAGGGAGGCCCCACAATAGGCTCGGGTGCTATGCTAGCTCCCCTGATAGAGCAACCTAATCTCCTGATCGACGGGCACTTAGGTGATGCACCCCCAAAAAACTaaccaactccctagagttgggGTGGGAGTAGCTGAACAATGAGACCAATGAGGGCGCTCATCTAAGGCTTGGCACGCTCCTCGTACCCCAATCTATGGCCATAGAAGGTTGGCCCTAGAAAGCCAGCTTGAGAGGATCAGGACCAGCTACAGTAGCCTTGAGAAGGGCGTGGCGGACCTGATGATCAATTGGCCCCAAGCTAGAGCCCAGATGTTCTCGATCACCTAGCCCACGGTAGGCTTCAATCAAAAAGGAGGGTGCCCTCGGGCCTAAGGTTGGCAACTCCTAGATGAGTTCATTGAGCCCCTCGCTCGAGTCAAAGACCTATGCAACATAGACTCATGAAGGGATCTGCACCATCATTACCCAGCCTTGATAGTCGAGCAACACCCATCACATTGGGAGAAGAGGGCCCCAAGTAGGGCACCACATCCATGTCAGCGGAAGCCATCCCCACCAAGGAGGGTTCGGTCACCAGAAGTTCAAATTCATCCCTTTGTCGCCATCATGACaagtgaggccacgaagggctcgggggctcctaacgagatcctaacatatgggtatgttaagcctcgggttcAGTGGTTTTTGAACAAAGAAGACCCCCCGACTGACCCCTCTAGGATCGCCTGaaggctcaagggctacacccatcgggtatgCTCGCACGCATCCTTTGGAGAAGAAACCTGACTGAGCCTGACTCCACCACGACTTCTGCTTGGGGCTTGGGGGCTTGCTCGAGCCTTGAGGCTCTCGATCTATGACAATGCTTCAGCCCAACCCTTGGCACTTGCCCCACCAACAACGCTAGCCAAGGCTCGGGCGTAAGAAGACGTGCACTGAGCtaccagggctcgggggctccccgGTGCTGCCCCTTGGGCATGGCATTGCTGGCCACTTTCTCGACAAGGTCACTCATggggtgtgacacaagaagaTAAAGCTTCCCCATTGCCTCTAGGGTTTGGAGGCCCCCGAGCCCGCGTGTTAGCCCTTGAAGCCGACCTCCTTCAATGCCAAGAAGACTTCAGAAGGTCTACCTGGGGGAAGCCGATCTAAGCCGACACAGCCTGACACGCAGAGTGTTAGAACAGATCAACCGAATGGCACCCAAGGCTTCTTTGACTCCACGACACTGCCACGGTCCACACCACGTCACTACAAGGCCCTCCTAGACTCcgacgcatgtagaccatagactagttccCCAAACCTCCTTGTACTTGACCTATCTCAtgatataagggataaggtcaggcCTAAGGGGGACGATCAGAAGAACTCAACCTAGAGAGATCATTACATTCCTTGGACTCCGCTCTgcaccgagagcaaggcaacccaccAAGGGGCattgagagctcctccaccgcatcttGTCGTCTTCCTACTTTTCGACGAGGGGAAGGCACCACCGGCGGTGatgcaaccttaggattagcaccgacactactacacaaactttactggaggcaggcgtttttgattttccgcggcgggcaaagccatccgccgtggcctagaggccacggtaaatcgtggcttaactgcggcgggcggctttgcccgccgcggttaaccgatttaccgcggcgggcggtgtaacgtgcccgccgcggtaaatatacttttaccacggcggtcacgttgcACCACCcaccgcggtaaattattttaccgcggcggacacctttcgtggcccgccgcggttatgttcgttagccgtggcgggcattattatttgcccgcctcggtaaattatttcctggattaaaaaaatacagcaggaatataaattcaaattcaaattcaaatcacatccagatttcac
This genomic interval carries:
- the LOC136510327 gene encoding uncharacterized protein, which encodes MHVTKVLMVGGSGLNILYASTLNKMGIPYSNLHPSNVPFYGIMPGKEAMPLGHIWLNAAFGQPDNFRKEPLTFEVIDFPSVYHARLHRLCFAKFMAIPNYTYLKLKMPGSNGVITIEGSFEKAHYYEQHCVAQAAALITFCDPDGSGSDIGRASTEEAAKVAAVLDRPRIDEANKVPSSNGGSASPSIEALGPRKGVDPIKVSSNLFQ